Proteins co-encoded in one Athene noctua chromosome 34, bAthNoc1.hap1.1, whole genome shotgun sequence genomic window:
- the NELFE gene encoding LOW QUALITY PROTEIN: negative elongation factor E (The sequence of the model RefSeq protein was modified relative to this genomic sequence to represent the inferred CDS: inserted 1 base in 1 codon): MLALPPGLTEEEEALQKRFAKLRKKKKALLALKKQQSSAGQSSQGGIKRSMSDQPPVDTATATEQAKLLVKSGAISAIKAENKNSGFKRSRTLEGKLKDPEKGPTPTFQPFQRSISADDDSQESRRPQRKSLYESFVSASERLREPEGGGGRGDPPERGERRLDWEQEPEXEERNRERDGAFRRSDSFPERRPPRKGNTLYVYGAELSPELLRAAFGPFGAIIDLSMDSPRNCAFVTYEKMESADQAIAELNGAVVQDVQLKVSIARKQPLLDAATGKSLWGSLAVKNSAKGSHRDKRSQVVYNEDLFGGQ; encoded by the exons atgTTggcgctgcccccggggctgacggaggaggaggaggcgctgCAGAAGCGTTTTGCCAAGTTGCGGAAGAAG AAAAAGGCGCTGCTGGcgctgaagaagcagcagagctcGGCCGGGCAGAGCAGCCAGGGGGGCATCAAACGCT ccATGTCGGACCAGCCCCCCGTGGACACGGCCACGGCCACCGAGCAGGCCAAGCTGCTGGTCAAGTCGGGGGCCATCAGCGCCATCAAGGCCGAGAACAAGAACTCGGGGTTCAAACGCTCCCGCACCCTCGAGGGGAAGCTCAAG gaccccgaGAAGGGCCCGACCCCCACGTTCCAGCCCTTCCAGCGCAGCATCTCGGCCGACGACGACTCTCAGGAg TCACGACGCCCCCAGAGGAAATCGCTCTATGAGAG TTTTGTGAGCGCCAGCGAGCGGCTGCGGGagccggagggggggggcggccgtggggacccccccgagcGGGGGGAGCGGCGCCTCGACTGGGAGCAGGAGCCGG CCGAGGAGCGGAACCGGGAGCGGGACGGGGCCTTCCGCA GGTCGGACTCGTTCCCCGAGCGGCGCCCCCCCCGCAAGGGGAACACGCTGTACGTGTACGGGGCGGAGCTGAGCCCCGAGCTGCTGCGGGCGGCCTTCGGGCCCTTCGGCGCCATCATCGACCTCTCCATGGACAGCCCCCGCAa CTGCGCCTTCGTCACCTACGAGAAGATGGAATCGGCCGATCAGGCCATCGCCGAG CTGAACGGGGCGGTGGTGCAGGACGTGCAGCTCAAGGTCAGCATCGCCCGCAAGCAGCCGCTGCTGGACGCCGCCACCGGGAAATCgctctgggggtccctgg CGGTGAAGAACAGCGCCAAGGGCTCGCACCGCGACAAGCGCTCGCAGGTCGTCTACAACGAGGATCTTTTCGGGGGACAATAA